Proteins encoded in a region of the Isosphaeraceae bacterium EP7 genome:
- a CDS encoding helix-turn-helix transcriptional regulator has protein sequence MTTRARKLPAADQDYLALVHEHPLLAIGTDDDHDRSIAMMNRLIDIPQHTPGQAAYMETLGVLIEAHETDLYGEPEVSPARMLASLIESKGVTQAVVARGTGVSDTTISEILAGRREPSRSVMRALGAYFGVNPGIFL, from the coding sequence GTGACGACCAGGGCTCGAAAGCTGCCGGCCGCGGACCAGGATTATCTGGCACTCGTGCACGAGCACCCGCTCCTGGCGATCGGCACGGATGACGACCACGATCGTTCGATTGCAATGATGAACCGATTGATCGATATCCCTCAGCACACCCCCGGCCAGGCCGCCTACATGGAGACGCTCGGCGTTTTGATCGAGGCACACGAGACCGACCTGTACGGCGAGCCCGAGGTCTCTCCCGCCCGCATGCTCGCGTCGCTGATCGAGAGCAAGGGCGTCACGCAGGCCGTGGTGGCCCGCGGTACCGGGGTCAGCGACACGACGATCTCGGAAATCCTCGCGGGCCGGCGAGAGCCCAGCCGCTCGGTGATGCGGGCCCTGG
- a CDS encoding type II toxin-antitoxin system HigB family toxin encodes MGQGQQHIISRKLLREFADLHPEDPSLPEALDEWFKKVRNARWRTFSDIRTSYAHADLVGGLVVFNLGGNKYRIVARVFYTTGKVYIRAVMTHREYDRGRWMEL; translated from the coding sequence ATGGGCCAAGGCCAGCAGCACATCATCAGCCGTAAGCTCTTACGTGAGTTCGCCGACTTACACCCCGAAGATCCGTCGCTCCCCGAAGCCCTCGACGAGTGGTTCAAGAAAGTTCGCAACGCACGCTGGCGGACCTTCAGCGACATCCGTACATCGTATGCCCACGCTGATCTTGTCGGTGGCCTGGTCGTCTTCAATCTCGGCGGCAACAAATACCGGATCGTTGCGAGGGTTTTCTACACCACGGGCAAAGTGTACATCCGGGCGGTGATGACCCATCGCGAGTACGATCGAGGTCGATGGATGGAACTCTGA
- a CDS encoding cofactor-independent phosphoglycerate mutase, which produces MSRKYLIVIPDGAADAPQASLGGKTPLQAARIPEMDRIAREGVLGRSRNVPDRFNPASDVATLSLFGYDPEEVYTGRAPLEAAAMGVKLGPYDWAIRCNLMTINDGRMTDFTAGHITSEEGKELIAALQATVGRDAIEFHPGVSYRNLMVYRGGPDDCPFGPETKTTPPHDVPDQLAADHLPTGPGSALLNELMRAGMSVVVDHRVNRAREAAGKRPANAIWLWGQGKAPVLVPFEQLRGLKGAILSAVDLVFGVGILAGWTRVDVPGATGYLDTDYAAKGRAAIETLKTHDLVCVHVEAPDEASHEGRVDAKVEALERIDADIVGPVRKALEAYGDYRILVSPDHATLLSTRAHDRAPVPWAMAGTGLPASGGTYDEVAAEAAGGPLLEQGFRLMDRFLEG; this is translated from the coding sequence ATGTCCAGGAAGTATCTGATCGTGATCCCAGACGGTGCGGCCGATGCGCCTCAGGCTTCGTTGGGGGGGAAGACTCCGCTCCAGGCGGCGCGGATTCCGGAGATGGACCGGATTGCGCGAGAGGGGGTGCTCGGTCGGTCGCGGAATGTGCCTGATCGGTTCAACCCGGCCAGCGACGTGGCGACCCTGAGCCTGTTTGGATATGACCCCGAGGAGGTCTATACCGGGCGGGCTCCGCTGGAAGCCGCGGCGATGGGGGTGAAGCTCGGGCCGTATGACTGGGCGATCCGCTGCAACCTGATGACGATCAATGACGGCCGGATGACCGACTTCACGGCGGGGCATATCACGAGTGAGGAGGGGAAGGAGCTGATCGCGGCCCTTCAGGCGACGGTGGGCCGGGATGCGATCGAGTTCCACCCCGGAGTGAGCTATCGGAACCTGATGGTCTACCGTGGCGGTCCCGACGATTGCCCGTTCGGGCCCGAGACAAAGACCACGCCCCCGCATGACGTGCCCGACCAGCTCGCGGCGGATCACTTGCCGACGGGGCCTGGCTCGGCCTTGCTCAATGAGCTGATGCGGGCGGGAATGTCGGTGGTCGTCGACCATCGGGTGAACCGGGCACGCGAGGCGGCGGGCAAGAGGCCCGCGAATGCGATCTGGCTCTGGGGTCAGGGGAAGGCCCCGGTGCTGGTGCCGTTCGAGCAGTTGCGCGGGCTGAAGGGGGCGATCCTGTCGGCCGTGGACCTGGTCTTCGGCGTCGGAATTCTCGCGGGCTGGACGCGCGTGGACGTGCCCGGCGCAACGGGGTACCTGGACACCGATTACGCGGCCAAGGGGCGGGCGGCGATCGAGACCCTGAAGACTCACGACCTGGTCTGCGTCCACGTCGAGGCGCCCGACGAGGCGAGCCACGAGGGGCGTGTGGACGCGAAGGTCGAGGCCCTGGAGCGGATCGACGCGGACATTGTCGGGCCGGTTCGCAAGGCGCTCGAGGCGTACGGCGATTATCGGATCCTGGTCTCGCCCGATCACGCGACGCTGCTGAGCACTCGGGCGCACGACCGGGCGCCTGTGCCCTGGGCGATGGCCGGGACGGGACTGCCGGCCAGCGGTGGGACGTACGACGAGGTGGCTGCGGAGGCGGCCGGCGGGCCACTGCTGGAACAAGGGTTCCGGCTCATGGATCGGTTCCTGGAAGGGTGA
- a CDS encoding aspartate kinase, which yields MPLIVQKFGGTSVADASKILAAARRAIRAHRAGNKVVVVVSARGKTTDELVAMAREIDQTPASREMDMLLSTGEQVSVALMAIAVQALGVPAISFTGAQIGIVTDSFHTKARIKNISTERMVQALDEGKVVIVAGFQGVDEQYNITTLGRGGSDTTAVALAAVLGADACEIYTDVDGVYTTDPRIVPEARRVDRISFDEMLELASLGAGVMHSRSIEFAKKYGVPIHVRSSFTDAPGTWIVGEGDARRLGVHVTGAALAKDEARITLTGVPDRPGVVHAIFRTIAESNIVVDMIVQNAATAGVTVVSFTVASGDLADTLRVAEIAAKAVGATGVTHDAQVSKVSIVGLGMRTHTGVAREMFAALAREGVNIQMITTSEIKVSVLVDRASGPRALKVVHAAFQLEREAADLPGISEVPPTSGRAHTKAQPTENAKGSDGRMLAGMEDVVVSGVELDDRQARITLRDVPDRPGFAAGVFDRIADAGVFVDMIVQDAGFDGLTHLSFTVPSQQAERAADAVRAEAEGRVQVEPSIAKLSVIGVGMRTHTGVATRMFGALAERGININLINTSEVRINVATDAASGPRAIEALTEAFDLGAGA from the coding sequence TTGCCTCTCATCGTGCAGAAGTTTGGCGGGACGAGCGTCGCCGACGCGAGCAAGATCCTGGCGGCAGCCCGGCGGGCGATCCGCGCCCACCGCGCGGGGAACAAGGTTGTCGTGGTCGTCTCGGCGCGGGGAAAGACGACCGACGAGCTGGTGGCGATGGCCCGCGAGATCGACCAGACGCCGGCCTCGCGCGAGATGGACATGCTGCTGTCCACCGGCGAGCAGGTGAGCGTGGCGCTGATGGCGATCGCCGTGCAGGCGCTCGGAGTGCCGGCGATCAGCTTCACCGGGGCCCAGATCGGCATCGTCACGGATAGTTTTCATACGAAGGCGCGGATCAAGAACATCTCGACAGAGCGAATGGTGCAGGCGCTGGATGAGGGGAAGGTCGTGATCGTCGCGGGGTTCCAGGGGGTCGACGAGCAGTACAACATCACGACCCTGGGTCGCGGCGGGTCGGACACGACGGCGGTGGCCCTGGCGGCCGTGCTGGGTGCCGACGCTTGCGAGATCTATACCGACGTGGACGGCGTTTATACGACCGACCCGCGCATCGTGCCCGAGGCGCGGCGGGTCGACCGGATCAGCTTCGATGAGATGCTGGAGCTGGCCAGCCTGGGCGCGGGGGTGATGCACTCGCGGTCGATCGAATTCGCCAAGAAGTACGGCGTGCCGATCCACGTGCGGAGCAGCTTCACCGACGCCCCGGGCACCTGGATCGTGGGCGAGGGCGACGCGCGGCGGCTGGGGGTGCACGTCACCGGCGCGGCGCTGGCCAAGGACGAGGCGCGGATCACTCTGACGGGCGTGCCCGACCGGCCTGGCGTGGTGCATGCGATCTTCAGGACGATCGCCGAGTCGAACATCGTCGTCGACATGATCGTCCAGAACGCGGCGACGGCCGGCGTGACCGTGGTCAGCTTCACCGTGGCCAGCGGCGATCTGGCGGACACCTTGCGCGTGGCAGAGATTGCCGCGAAGGCGGTGGGCGCGACCGGTGTGACGCACGACGCCCAGGTGTCGAAGGTGAGCATCGTCGGGCTGGGGATGCGGACGCACACAGGCGTCGCCCGAGAGATGTTCGCGGCGCTGGCCCGCGAGGGCGTGAATATTCAGATGATCACCACCAGCGAGATCAAGGTGAGCGTGCTGGTGGACCGTGCGTCGGGGCCGAGGGCCCTGAAGGTGGTGCACGCGGCGTTCCAGCTGGAGCGCGAGGCGGCCGATCTGCCGGGGATCAGCGAGGTGCCGCCGACTTCGGGCCGGGCCCATACCAAGGCGCAGCCGACGGAGAATGCCAAGGGCTCCGATGGGCGTATGCTCGCCGGGATGGAAGACGTGGTGGTCAGCGGCGTGGAGCTGGACGACCGCCAGGCGCGGATCACGCTGCGTGACGTGCCCGACCGCCCCGGGTTCGCCGCCGGGGTATTCGACCGGATCGCCGACGCGGGCGTCTTCGTCGACATGATCGTTCAGGACGCCGGGTTCGACGGCCTGACGCACCTCTCATTCACGGTCCCGTCGCAGCAGGCCGAGCGGGCCGCCGACGCGGTGCGGGCCGAGGCCGAGGGGCGGGTCCAGGTGGAGCCCTCCATCGCCAAGCTTTCGGTCATCGGCGTCGGGATGCGGACGCACACGGGGGTGGCCACGCGGATGTTCGGGGCCCTCGCGGAGCGGGGGATCAACATTAATCTGATCAATACCAGCGAGGTCCGGATTAACGTGGCGACCGACGCGGCGAGCGGGCCGCGTGCGATCGAAGCGTTGACCGAGGCGTTCGACCTGGGTGCCGGGGCCTGA
- a CDS encoding phosphatase PAP2 family protein, with the protein MRTQADGAPANWRRRLYVLVLADCLAMAVAFGLLTDQASQPQLVPMDRGATAWLRDYRADWPLVTDLAHLITVVGNTSVATVIVMATFATWYTLAQAGYVRFRLREASYWLGAILVGRLLCSGIKQVLKRERPPSLMRLVDETTYSFPSGHANFAALAFGFCTMALLRLIPKRYVLARWTAVLSCLLATLLVAGSRVWLGAHYPTDVLAGYLLGLTWFLLSLMLATQLGLHEIIDPTTPPKESGPSA; encoded by the coding sequence ATGCGGACACAAGCCGATGGGGCGCCGGCGAACTGGCGCCGGCGACTCTACGTGCTGGTTCTGGCCGACTGCCTGGCGATGGCCGTGGCATTCGGCCTTCTGACGGACCAGGCGAGTCAGCCTCAGTTGGTGCCGATGGACCGGGGTGCCACGGCCTGGCTGCGCGACTATCGTGCGGACTGGCCTCTGGTGACGGATCTTGCCCACCTGATCACGGTGGTCGGCAATACGAGCGTCGCGACGGTGATCGTGATGGCGACGTTTGCAACCTGGTATACGCTGGCGCAGGCGGGCTATGTCCGATTCCGGTTGAGAGAGGCGAGCTACTGGCTAGGCGCGATCCTGGTCGGGCGACTGCTCTGCTCGGGGATCAAGCAGGTGTTGAAGCGTGAGCGGCCTCCCTCGCTCATGCGATTAGTCGATGAGACAACATATAGCTTCCCCAGTGGGCACGCGAACTTCGCTGCACTGGCGTTTGGCTTCTGCACGATGGCCCTGCTGCGTTTGATTCCCAAACGGTACGTGCTTGCTCGCTGGACGGCCGTGCTCAGCTGCCTGCTGGCGACGCTGCTAGTGGCTGGCAGTCGGGTCTGGTTGGGGGCGCATTACCCGACGGACGTGCTGGCAGGGTATCTGCTCGGCCTGACCTGGTTTTTGCTGTCCCTAATGCTGGCGACGCAGCTGGGCTTGCACGAGATCATCGACCCGACGACCCCGCCCAAGGAGTCAGGGCCATCCGCCTGA
- a CDS encoding biotin--[acetyl-CoA-carboxylase] ligase has translation MRDEAGSTNDEAALLAASGGMTLPFAVRALRQTSGRGQAGRAWWSDSGSLALTVALDPGASGLRESQEPRVALATAACLALRIGREIPALAGQIGVRWPNDLEAGGRKVGGILTERAGGVLLVGVGLNVTTDFASATDDIRGMADSLAGLAGGSLGEDAPGRAAGWVCEEVERAVNGLTTSDAWLAEAWNRLDTLAGCPVRVERAGRLTEGIGLGIDADGCLRLGVRGGVEVVAAGRILRE, from the coding sequence GTGCGGGACGAGGCGGGTTCGACCAACGACGAGGCGGCCTTGCTGGCGGCCTCGGGCGGGATGACGCTGCCGTTTGCGGTGCGCGCCCTGCGACAGACGAGCGGCAGGGGGCAGGCGGGCCGGGCCTGGTGGTCGGACTCCGGGAGCCTGGCCCTGACGGTGGCCCTTGATCCGGGGGCGTCCGGCCTTCGAGAATCGCAGGAGCCGAGGGTGGCCCTGGCAACGGCCGCCTGCCTGGCCTTGCGCATCGGGCGTGAGATCCCCGCGCTGGCGGGGCAAATCGGCGTCAGGTGGCCCAATGATCTGGAGGCCGGGGGCCGGAAGGTGGGGGGGATCCTCACCGAACGAGCCGGCGGGGTGCTGCTCGTCGGGGTGGGCCTGAACGTCACGACGGACTTCGCCAGTGCCACCGACGACATTCGAGGGATGGCCGATTCGCTGGCGGGGCTAGCAGGCGGCTCGCTGGGAGAGGATGCGCCTGGTCGGGCGGCAGGCTGGGTTTGCGAGGAAGTTGAGCGGGCCGTGAACGGGCTGACGACGTCGGATGCCTGGCTCGCCGAGGCCTGGAATCGGCTGGACACGCTGGCGGGTTGTCCGGTCCGGGTTGAGCGAGCGGGGCGTCTGACGGAGGGGATCGGCCTGGGGATCGACGCGGACGGTTGTTTGCGGCTGGGCGTGCGCGGCGGGGTCGAGGTGGTGGCGGCCGGTCGAATTCTGCGCGAGTGA
- the secD gene encoding protein translocase subunit SecD: MKNFTQKFTLIGGLTALFLLFIYVYGLKPGIDLSGGTILVYEVNNDSGKSNANIDDLITALKRRINPDGVLDRPIRKIGSNRIELILSEASDDEVEDVKRKMTDVGSLEFRILANRYDARAQAIAKRAYEPGAILKPPAGHTWAKLGETITGTAPVSNSGGTTLTDASQRWTKNAYVGLPVEITGKDAAGLDRTVAPLIKENTADSLTLETPHGLASVASYKIEKSPSNIGTPPKDSTRQADPIVREETVAPGRVERYILCQLPPERQNVTGQYLARVYSTQDEKMQPAVGFVFDRAGARKFGSLTSSHLPKEGGAFHYQLAILLDNVVMSAPQINSEIRETGVIEGGGQGFRAKEVDNLVEILRSGSLPASLNPNPLQEEKIGPTLGEDTIAKGIFAIELSMLVVPLFMIAYYRFAGLVAVVALVLNMVLLLGSMALFRATFTLPGLAGLALTIGMAVDANVLIFERMREEAERGAGLAQQIRNGFSRAWTTILDANITTMLSGFVLYFVGTEEVKGFALTLIIGLIWNLFTAVYVSRVIFDFCYSKGYIRKLTMMKMMDKTNIDFIRYRRACMVGSTIVIAVGLALVYMRGNTMYNIDFTGGTLVTIRLNPEDPEVRDLTGSRRAEFVREKAAGLPDVTVETLNIGGEKAGLRYNIRTTEQDVAVVSAKIQDAFKGALRKIVMTLSEPAPIATAPAPVAGTTPAPASRFAGGRQYTLTFNSEQPPSRIASAFEQSLNAAKVINPTSRFEVVNPKATAGSPDLSSTTLVVRTDLEPEVAGAQLKALAAQIQSNPNLLYERLEKFGAVVAGETKQLAVIATIASWLIIAAYLWLRFKSLTYGLAAIIAVVHDVLFTLGAVAASYWLSRIPGFQQYLGIEPFKIDLPMIAAFLTLIGFSVNDTIVIFDRIREIRGKTPVLTAAMINEAVNQTLSRTILTSLTAWLVVVILYAFGGEGLHGFAFSLVVGFLSGTYSTIYIAAPILVDWIGEKPAEAAARELAAATKAR, encoded by the coding sequence ATGAAGAACTTCACCCAGAAATTCACGCTGATCGGCGGCTTGACCGCCCTGTTCCTGCTGTTCATCTACGTCTACGGCCTGAAGCCGGGCATCGACCTGTCGGGCGGAACCATCCTCGTCTACGAGGTCAACAACGACTCCGGCAAGTCGAACGCCAACATCGATGACCTGATCACCGCCCTGAAGCGGCGCATCAACCCCGATGGCGTCCTCGACCGGCCGATTCGCAAGATCGGCAGCAACCGGATCGAGCTGATCCTGTCCGAGGCCTCCGACGACGAGGTCGAGGACGTCAAGCGGAAGATGACCGACGTCGGCTCGCTCGAATTCCGGATCCTCGCCAACCGCTACGACGCCCGCGCTCAGGCCATCGCCAAGCGTGCCTACGAGCCCGGCGCCATCCTGAAGCCCCCCGCCGGCCACACCTGGGCCAAGCTCGGCGAGACCATCACCGGCACGGCCCCGGTCAGCAACTCCGGCGGCACCACGCTCACCGACGCCTCCCAGCGTTGGACCAAGAACGCCTATGTCGGGCTTCCCGTCGAGATCACGGGCAAGGACGCCGCCGGCCTGGATCGCACCGTCGCGCCGCTGATCAAGGAGAACACCGCCGACTCCCTGACGCTTGAGACTCCCCACGGGCTGGCCAGCGTTGCCTCCTACAAGATCGAGAAGAGCCCGAGCAACATCGGCACGCCGCCGAAGGACTCGACCCGCCAGGCCGACCCCATCGTCCGCGAGGAGACCGTCGCCCCCGGCCGCGTCGAGCGTTACATCCTCTGCCAGCTCCCCCCCGAGCGGCAGAACGTCACCGGCCAGTATCTCGCCCGGGTGTATAGCACCCAGGACGAGAAGATGCAGCCAGCCGTCGGCTTCGTCTTCGACCGCGCCGGTGCCCGAAAGTTCGGTTCGCTGACCAGCAGCCACCTCCCCAAGGAGGGGGGCGCGTTCCACTATCAGCTCGCCATCCTTCTCGACAACGTCGTCATGTCCGCGCCTCAGATCAACTCGGAGATCCGCGAGACGGGCGTCATCGAGGGGGGCGGACAAGGCTTCCGCGCCAAGGAGGTCGACAACCTCGTCGAGATCCTCCGGTCGGGCAGCCTGCCGGCCAGCCTCAATCCCAACCCGCTCCAGGAAGAGAAGATCGGGCCGACCCTGGGTGAAGACACCATCGCCAAGGGGATCTTCGCCATCGAGCTGTCGATGCTCGTCGTCCCCCTGTTCATGATCGCCTACTACCGCTTCGCCGGCCTCGTCGCCGTCGTCGCGCTCGTATTGAACATGGTCCTCCTGCTCGGCTCGATGGCCCTCTTCCGCGCCACGTTCACCCTCCCCGGCCTCGCGGGATTGGCCCTGACCATCGGCATGGCCGTCGATGCCAATGTGCTCATCTTCGAACGCATGAGGGAAGAGGCGGAGCGAGGGGCCGGGCTTGCCCAGCAGATCCGCAACGGCTTCTCCCGTGCCTGGACGACCATCCTCGACGCCAACATCACGACGATGCTCTCCGGCTTCGTCCTCTACTTCGTCGGCACCGAGGAAGTCAAAGGCTTCGCCCTGACCCTCATCATCGGACTGATCTGGAACCTGTTCACCGCCGTCTACGTCTCGCGGGTCATCTTCGACTTCTGCTACTCGAAGGGCTACATCCGCAAGCTGACGATGATGAAGATGATGGACAAGACCAACATCGACTTCATCCGCTACCGTCGCGCCTGCATGGTCGGCTCGACCATCGTCATCGCCGTCGGCCTGGCCCTGGTCTACATGCGTGGCAACACCATGTATAACATCGACTTCACCGGCGGAACCCTGGTCACCATCCGCCTGAACCCAGAAGACCCCGAGGTCCGCGACCTCACCGGCTCCCGCCGCGCCGAGTTCGTCCGCGAGAAGGCCGCGGGCCTACCCGACGTCACCGTCGAGACCCTCAACATCGGCGGCGAGAAGGCCGGCCTTCGGTACAACATCCGCACCACCGAGCAGGATGTCGCGGTCGTCTCCGCCAAGATCCAGGACGCCTTCAAGGGCGCCCTCCGCAAGATCGTCATGACCCTCTCCGAGCCCGCTCCCATCGCCACGGCCCCCGCCCCCGTGGCCGGCACCACCCCGGCACCGGCCTCACGCTTCGCGGGCGGTCGCCAGTACACCCTGACGTTCAACAGCGAGCAGCCCCCGAGCCGGATTGCCTCGGCCTTCGAGCAGAGCCTCAACGCCGCCAAGGTCATCAACCCGACCTCCAGGTTCGAGGTCGTCAACCCGAAGGCGACCGCCGGCTCGCCCGACCTCTCCTCGACCACCCTGGTCGTCCGCACCGACCTCGAGCCCGAAGTCGCCGGTGCCCAGCTCAAGGCCCTCGCCGCCCAGATCCAGTCCAACCCGAACCTGCTTTACGAACGACTCGAGAAGTTCGGCGCGGTGGTCGCCGGCGAGACCAAGCAGCTCGCCGTCATCGCCACGATCGCGAGCTGGCTCATCATCGCCGCCTACCTCTGGCTCCGGTTCAAGTCGCTCACTTACGGCTTGGCGGCCATCATCGCCGTCGTCCACGACGTCCTGTTCACCCTGGGCGCCGTCGCGGCCAGCTACTGGCTCTCCCGGATCCCCGGCTTCCAGCAGTACCTCGGCATCGAGCCGTTCAAGATCGACCTGCCGATGATCGCGGCGTTCCTCACGCTCATCGGGTTCTCGGTCAATGACACCATCGTCATCTTCGACCGGATCCGCGAGATCCGCGGCAAGACGCCGGTCCTCACCGCCGCGATGATCAACGAGGCCGTCAACCAGACCCTCAGCCGGACCATCCTGACCTCGCTGACGGCCTGGCTGGTCGTGGTGATCCTCTACGCCTTCGGCGGCGAAGGCCTCCACGGCTTCGCCTTCTCGCTGGTCGTCGGCTTCCTCAGCGGAACCTACTCGACCATCTACATCGCCGCCCCGATTCTGGTCGACTGGATCGGCGAGAAACCCGCCGAGGCCGCCGCCCGCGAGCTGGCCGCCGCAACCAAGGCCCGCTGA
- the yajC gene encoding preprotein translocase subunit YajC — MPDRRMDDMLGPLDLVMLFAQAQAAPAPQAPSGNPLVNLLPLLPMLPIFYLVLIRPQQQAAKKLRATVDALKPRDKVITNMGLYGTVVSIDKAADKVVLRVDDDNKMRLTFSRGSIARVVEAAE, encoded by the coding sequence ATGCCCGACCGACGGATGGATGATATGCTCGGCCCGCTCGACCTTGTGATGCTTTTCGCCCAAGCCCAGGCGGCCCCCGCCCCGCAGGCCCCCAGCGGGAATCCCCTGGTAAACCTGCTGCCCCTCCTGCCGATGCTGCCCATCTTCTACCTGGTGCTCATCCGCCCCCAGCAACAGGCGGCCAAGAAGCTCAGGGCGACGGTCGACGCGCTGAAGCCCAGGGACAAGGTCATCACCAACATGGGCCTCTACGGCACCGTCGTCTCCATCGACAAGGCGGCCGACAAGGTCGTGCTTCGGGTCGACGATGACAACAAGATGCGCCTGACATTCAGCCGCGGCAGCATCGCCCGCGTGGTCGAAGCCGCCGAGTGA
- the tgt gene encoding tRNA guanosine(34) transglycosylase Tgt produces MPRPVRIEVVCRDPGSGARLGILHTPHGSLETPAFMPVGTQGTVKGLTPDQLIETGSRMVLANTYHLALRPGEAVIQTLGGLHSFMDWQGPILTDSGGFQAFSLSARSKLTEEGVAFRSHLDGSLLDLTPERAVTIQEALGADVAMCLDHCPALPAAKSAVADATGRTVRWARRCKDAHTRTDQSLFAIVQGGSHEDLRAGCAEALVEMDFDGYAVGGVSVGETRDEVRAALRASTHHLPDDRPRYLMGVGRPQDMLDAIETGIDLFDCVLPTRNGRNATCLTSAGPVKLRNAVHKLDPGPIEVGCDCLACRRFSRGYLRHLFNAGEMLGPILASIHNLSYIHRLMAQARKAIRAGTYVPFKLEILDVLGP; encoded by the coding sequence TTGCCCCGCCCAGTCCGGATTGAAGTGGTCTGCCGCGATCCCGGCTCCGGCGCGCGTCTCGGCATCCTCCACACACCGCACGGCAGCCTGGAAACCCCCGCGTTCATGCCGGTCGGCACCCAGGGGACGGTCAAAGGTCTGACCCCGGACCAGCTGATTGAAACCGGCAGCCGGATGGTCCTGGCCAACACCTATCACCTGGCCCTCCGCCCCGGCGAGGCCGTCATCCAGACCCTCGGCGGCCTGCACTCCTTCATGGACTGGCAAGGGCCGATCCTCACCGATTCGGGCGGATTCCAGGCGTTCAGCCTCTCGGCGCGGTCGAAGCTCACCGAGGAAGGCGTCGCCTTCCGGTCGCACCTCGATGGCAGCCTCCTGGACCTCACGCCGGAACGCGCCGTCACGATCCAGGAGGCCCTCGGCGCCGACGTCGCCATGTGCCTGGATCACTGCCCCGCGCTCCCCGCGGCGAAGTCCGCCGTGGCCGACGCCACCGGGCGCACTGTCCGCTGGGCACGTCGCTGCAAGGACGCCCACACCCGCACCGACCAGTCCCTGTTCGCAATCGTCCAGGGGGGGTCTCACGAGGACCTTCGCGCCGGCTGCGCCGAGGCCCTGGTGGAGATGGACTTCGACGGTTATGCCGTCGGCGGGGTCAGCGTCGGCGAGACCCGTGACGAGGTCCGGGCCGCCCTCAGGGCCAGCACGCACCACTTGCCCGACGACCGGCCTCGCTACCTGATGGGGGTTGGCCGGCCACAGGACATGCTCGACGCCATCGAGACCGGCATCGACCTGTTCGACTGCGTGCTCCCCACCCGCAACGGCCGCAACGCGACTTGCCTGACCTCCGCCGGCCCCGTCAAGCTGCGCAACGCCGTGCACAAGCTCGATCCCGGGCCCATCGAGGTTGGCTGCGACTGCCTGGCCTGTCGCCGGTTCAGCCGGGGCTATCTCCGCCACCTGTTCAACGCGGGCGAGATGCTCGGGCCGATCCTGGCGTCGATTCACAACCTCAGTTACATCCACCGGCTAATGGCGCAAGCCCGCAAAGCGATCCGCGCGGGGACGTATGTCCCATTCAAGCTGGAAATCCTGGACGTTCTCGGGCCCTAG